One genomic region from Cyclopterus lumpus isolate fCycLum1 chromosome 20, fCycLum1.pri, whole genome shotgun sequence encodes:
- the wdr60 gene encoding WD repeat-containing protein 60 isoform X5, with product MHRDKKLTKEDTWRPADLRRHIREEGHTDDNVRRRDDSEKKRRGGESVERRRRDPEKESRRERDKPREITRERRDEDEKDRNSDRRKEGSRDRRGDKEKDDREKRMEREKLADGKRHDDDYKRRDGEDKHGREKDKERHRDKEKERERDTEGRSEEDRDKRRDEREKERRREERDREHRTERERRRHEEGGGGERDRMGKHEREKRERHKEEYEGKRSDKERRERHGDRTHLEVKDEREHKEEQRRHKEEREKRHRARGHHDEKRTHDSESREHRGLKGSGEEVRRHRGDSEPAERDKHKERRQREEGEPERNHPRDGTSSKKPASDKSLKRETKTEVSVPEVSELQTTSMNDVGATEEPVANDEDVGYDDDFEDYEEDFEEMDESANEGEDASEPQHPEVGEEREELSAQKRKEIEAIQRAMDEENERVGTAQSRQTPSREEEETPKWSKGSEKNQSRGSQRGKFIDFVAAKQREVSKKVSTKQKKRSTELLRLIDLDFSITVSLLDLPPVNEYEMYIRAFGTENTKQAYVQCNEDNADRDVQTEEIEVCEKWTQHPPEHNGACGDPNLSHEARNQSEMSFDSQRLTAFLRSASQVMVVLLEEDRAERKSLRKLRSQTDTPSFSDGSLQLNTNLSFLYGRRISLVHFSQVQRHTMMSVHRPTTKPSAVRLDSCTIICIWNIWEPSRPQKVLVYESEVQCCCFSPGKAILVFAGTSVGSVVLWDLRERATDHYRLKIGDNEWTFRQPTFSTDAVMAGSSHFSSVTSVEVVPSTAPGGLRPEVPLLASEEESSGLSFQLASLDEMGLLNFWVVVQLPKANEAGSPTDLGLRPGGKVKLLHSSRLLTAERVSLRDAAITGPLQTLLLKFLPTDSNHFFIGTNMGLVNHETSHGLKAPPKFYRFQEAGVRPIDVTSIHFSPFRQHLFLFPYSRWVVGTAASGCMRSAMSTLWHSGAAVWLGTRWSHCSGSKPDPQSSVCSTLPRPSTYGTC from the exons ATGCACAGAGACAAG AAATTAACCAAGGAAGACACATGGAGACCAGCTGACCTGAGAAGACACATCAGG gagGAGGGACATACTGATGACAATGTCAGGAGGAGAGATGACAGTGAGAAAAAGCGCCGTGGTGGGGAATCCGTAGAGAGACGGCGCAGGGACCCAGAGAAGGAGTctagacgagagagagacaagccCAGGGAGATTACAAGGGAAAGGAGAGATGAAGACGAAAAAGACCGAAATTCAGATCGACGAAAAGAGGGATCACGGGATAGGAGAGGCGATAAGGAAAAGGATGACAGGGAGAAGagaatggagagagaaaagttgGCGGATGGGAAGAGGCACGATGATGATTACAAGAGGCGGGATGGAGAGGACAAGCATGGAAGGGAGAAGGAcaaagaaagacacagagataaggagaaagagagggaaagggatACAGAGGGACGCAGTGAGGAGGACAGGGACAAAAGAAGAGACGAGAGGGAAAAGGAAAGACGGAGAGAAGAGCGGGACAGAGAGCACAGGAccgagagggagagacggagacacgaggaaggtggaggaggagaaagagatcGGATGGGAAAGCACGAACGAGAAAAGAGAGAGCGACACAAAGAGGAATATGAAGGCAAGAGGAGCGACAAAGAAAGACGAGAGAGGCATGGAGACAGAACGCATTTGGAAGTGAAGGACGAAAGAG AGCACAAAGAAGAACAGAGAAGAcataaagaggagagagaaaagagacacagagcgaGAGGACATCAT GATGAAAAGCGGACGCATGACAGCGAATCGAGGGAGCATCGAGGCTTGAAGGGTTCAGGCGAAGAGGTCAGGCGCCATCGTggtgacagtgagccagcagagcgggacaaacacaaagagaggaggCAACGGGAGGAGGGGGAACCGGAAAGAAATCATCCCAGAGACGGGACCAGCTCCAAGAAACCTGCATCTGATAAAAGTCTCAAGCGTGAGACTAAAACTGAGGTGTCTGTGCCC GAGGTATCTGAGCTCCAGACAACTAGTATGAACGATGTGGGAGCCACAGAAGAGCCC GTTGCcaatgatgaagatgttggcTATGATGATGACTTTGAG GATTATGAGGAGGACTTTGAGGAGATGGATGAGAGCGCAAATGAAGGCGAGGACGCGAGCGAGCCGCAGCATCCAGAGgtcggggaggagagggaggaactTTCAGCTCAAAAGAGAAAGGAAATTGAAGCAATTCAGAGAGCCATGGATGAAGAGAACGAGAGAGTCGGAACAGCTCAGTCCAGACAAACCCcgagcagggaggaggaagaaacgcCGAAATGGTCCAAAG GATCAGAAAAGAACCAGAGTAGAGGCTCCCAACGCGGGAAGTTTATCGACTTTGTAGCCGCAAAGCAGCGTGAAGTGAGCAAGAAAGTGTCCACGAAACAGAA GAAACGCAGTACAGAGCTTCTTCGCTTAATTGATCTGGACTTCTCAATAACGGTCTCTCTTTTGGATCTGCCACCAGTGAACGAATATGAAATGTATATCAGAGCCTTTggaactgaaaacacaaagcag GCGTACGTTCAGTGTAACGAGGACAATGCCGATAGAGACGTCCAGACAGAGGAGATAGAGGTGTGTGAGAAGTGGACGCAGCATCCTCCAGAGCACAATGGAGCCTGTGGGG ATCCAAACCTCTCCCATGAAGCACGAAACCAAAGTGAAATGAGCTTTGATTCGCAGCGTCTGACAGCGTTCCTACGCTCAGCCTCTCAG GTCATGGTCGTTCTGTTGGAGGAGGATCGAGCTGAGAGGAAATCCctgaggaagctgaggtctcaaACAGACACGCCGTCTTTCAGCGACGGAAGTTTACAGCTCAACActaatttgtcttttctttatg GTCGCCGCATCAGCCTGGTGCACTTCTCTCAGGTGCAGAGGCACACCATGATGTCAGTGCACAGGCCGACAACGAAGCCCAGCGCTGTGCGTCTTGACAGCTGCACCATCATCTGCATCTGGAATATTTGGGAGCCGTCCAGACCTCAAAAAGTCCTCGTCTACGAATCTGAG GTGCAGTGTTGTTGCTTCAGCCCTGGAAAAGCCATCCTGGTGTTTGCAGGCACATCAGTGGGCTCAGTGGTGCTGTGGGACCTGAGGGAGCGCGCCACTGACCATTACCGCCTGAAGATAGGGGACAATGAATGGACTTTCCGACAGCCGACCTTCTCCACTG ATGCAGTGATGGCCGGCTCAAGCCATTTTTCATCTGTGACATCTGTAGAAGTCGTCCCGTCCACGGCACCGGGGGGCCTGAGGCCAGAGGTCCCCCTTTTGGCATCTGAGGAAG AGTCGTCAGGATTGTCATTCCAGCTGGCTTCTCTGGATGAAATGGGGCTTTTGAATTTCTGG GTGGTAGTGCAACTCCCAAAAGCCAACGAGGCCGGCTCTCCAACTGATCTAG GGCTCAGGCCTGGCGGCAAAGTAAAGTTGCTTCACAGCTCCCGCCTCCTCACTGCTGAGAG GGTGTCACTACGAGATGCCGCGATAACAGGGCCGTTACAGACGCTTCTTTTGAAATTCCTTCCAACCGACTCCAATCATTTCTTTATCGGCACCAACATG GGTCTGGTCAATCATGAGACGAGTCACGGTTTAAAGGCTCCACCAAAGTTTTACAGGTTTCAGGAAGCCGGAGTCCGACCGATTGATGTCACCTCTATCCACTTTTCTCCATTCAGGCAACACTTGTTCCTG TTTCCTTATTCCAGGTGGGTTGTGGGGACGGCAGCATCAGGCTGCATGAGGTCAGCCATGAGCACCCTGTGGCACAGTGGAGCAGCGGTATGGCTGGGGACCCGGTGGTCTCACTGCAGTGGGTCCAAACCAGACCCACAGTCTTCTGTGTGCTCGACGCTGCCTCGACCCTCCACATATGGGACCTGCTGA
- the wdr60 gene encoding WD repeat-containing protein 60 isoform X4: MHRDKKLTKEDTWRPADLRRHIREEGHTDDNVRRRDDSEKKRRGGESVERRRRDPEKESRRERDKPREITRERRDEDEKDRNSDRRKEGSRDRRGDKEKDDREKRMEREKLADGKRHDDDYKRRDGEDKHGREKDKERHRDKEKERERDTEGRSEEDRDKRRDEREKERRREERDREHRTERERRRHEEGGGGERDRMGKHEREKRERHKEEYEGKRSDKERRERHGDRTHLEVKDEREHKEEQRRHKEEREKRHRARGHHDEKRTHDSESREHRGLKGSGEEVRRHRGDSEPAERDKHKERRQREEGEPERNHPRDGTSSKKPASDKSLKRETKTEVSVPDYEEDFEEMDESANEGEDASEPQHPEVGEEREELSAQKRKEIEAIQRAMDEENERVGTAQSRQTPSREEEETPKWSKGSEKNQSRGSQRGKFIDFVAAKQREVSKKVSTKQKKRSTELLRLIDLDFSITVSLLDLPPVNEYEMYIRAFGTENTKQAYVQCNEDNADRDVQTEEIEVCEKWTQHPPEHNGACGDPNLSHEARNQSEMSFDSQRLTAFLRSASQVMVVLLEEDRAERKSLRKLRSQTDTPSFSDGSLQLNTNLSFLYGRRISLVHFSQVQRHTMMSVHRPTTKPSAVRLDSCTIICIWNIWEPSRPQKVLVYESEVQCCCFSPGKAILVFAGTSVGSVVLWDLRERATDHYRLKIGDNEWTFRQPTFSTDAVMAGSSHFSSVTSVEVVPSTAPGGLRPEVPLLASEEESSGLSFQLASLDEMGLLNFWVVVQLPKANEAGSPTDLGLRPGGKVKLLHSSRLLTAERVSLRDAAITGPLQTLLLKFLPTDSNHFFIGTNMGLVNHETSHGLKAPPKFYRFQEAGVRPIDVTSIHFSPFRQHLFLVGCGDGSIRLHEVSHEHPVAQWSSGMAGDPVVSLQWVQTRPTVFCVLDAASTLHIWDLLKSDAEPVVTERMESDRVTAMAVFGDSGQQNTYSGIALAHESGKIEMQYFTRAFTVAVAAEEEKLERMATEAF; this comes from the exons ATGCACAGAGACAAG AAATTAACCAAGGAAGACACATGGAGACCAGCTGACCTGAGAAGACACATCAGG gagGAGGGACATACTGATGACAATGTCAGGAGGAGAGATGACAGTGAGAAAAAGCGCCGTGGTGGGGAATCCGTAGAGAGACGGCGCAGGGACCCAGAGAAGGAGTctagacgagagagagacaagccCAGGGAGATTACAAGGGAAAGGAGAGATGAAGACGAAAAAGACCGAAATTCAGATCGACGAAAAGAGGGATCACGGGATAGGAGAGGCGATAAGGAAAAGGATGACAGGGAGAAGagaatggagagagaaaagttgGCGGATGGGAAGAGGCACGATGATGATTACAAGAGGCGGGATGGAGAGGACAAGCATGGAAGGGAGAAGGAcaaagaaagacacagagataaggagaaagagagggaaagggatACAGAGGGACGCAGTGAGGAGGACAGGGACAAAAGAAGAGACGAGAGGGAAAAGGAAAGACGGAGAGAAGAGCGGGACAGAGAGCACAGGAccgagagggagagacggagacacgaggaaggtggaggaggagaaagagatcGGATGGGAAAGCACGAACGAGAAAAGAGAGAGCGACACAAAGAGGAATATGAAGGCAAGAGGAGCGACAAAGAAAGACGAGAGAGGCATGGAGACAGAACGCATTTGGAAGTGAAGGACGAAAGAG AGCACAAAGAAGAACAGAGAAGAcataaagaggagagagaaaagagacacagagcgaGAGGACATCAT GATGAAAAGCGGACGCATGACAGCGAATCGAGGGAGCATCGAGGCTTGAAGGGTTCAGGCGAAGAGGTCAGGCGCCATCGTggtgacagtgagccagcagagcgggacaaacacaaagagaggaggCAACGGGAGGAGGGGGAACCGGAAAGAAATCATCCCAGAGACGGGACCAGCTCCAAGAAACCTGCATCTGATAAAAGTCTCAAGCGTGAGACTAAAACTGAGGTGTCTGTGCCC GATTATGAGGAGGACTTTGAGGAGATGGATGAGAGCGCAAATGAAGGCGAGGACGCGAGCGAGCCGCAGCATCCAGAGgtcggggaggagagggaggaactTTCAGCTCAAAAGAGAAAGGAAATTGAAGCAATTCAGAGAGCCATGGATGAAGAGAACGAGAGAGTCGGAACAGCTCAGTCCAGACAAACCCcgagcagggaggaggaagaaacgcCGAAATGGTCCAAAG GATCAGAAAAGAACCAGAGTAGAGGCTCCCAACGCGGGAAGTTTATCGACTTTGTAGCCGCAAAGCAGCGTGAAGTGAGCAAGAAAGTGTCCACGAAACAGAA GAAACGCAGTACAGAGCTTCTTCGCTTAATTGATCTGGACTTCTCAATAACGGTCTCTCTTTTGGATCTGCCACCAGTGAACGAATATGAAATGTATATCAGAGCCTTTggaactgaaaacacaaagcag GCGTACGTTCAGTGTAACGAGGACAATGCCGATAGAGACGTCCAGACAGAGGAGATAGAGGTGTGTGAGAAGTGGACGCAGCATCCTCCAGAGCACAATGGAGCCTGTGGGG ATCCAAACCTCTCCCATGAAGCACGAAACCAAAGTGAAATGAGCTTTGATTCGCAGCGTCTGACAGCGTTCCTACGCTCAGCCTCTCAG GTCATGGTCGTTCTGTTGGAGGAGGATCGAGCTGAGAGGAAATCCctgaggaagctgaggtctcaaACAGACACGCCGTCTTTCAGCGACGGAAGTTTACAGCTCAACActaatttgtcttttctttatg GTCGCCGCATCAGCCTGGTGCACTTCTCTCAGGTGCAGAGGCACACCATGATGTCAGTGCACAGGCCGACAACGAAGCCCAGCGCTGTGCGTCTTGACAGCTGCACCATCATCTGCATCTGGAATATTTGGGAGCCGTCCAGACCTCAAAAAGTCCTCGTCTACGAATCTGAG GTGCAGTGTTGTTGCTTCAGCCCTGGAAAAGCCATCCTGGTGTTTGCAGGCACATCAGTGGGCTCAGTGGTGCTGTGGGACCTGAGGGAGCGCGCCACTGACCATTACCGCCTGAAGATAGGGGACAATGAATGGACTTTCCGACAGCCGACCTTCTCCACTG ATGCAGTGATGGCCGGCTCAAGCCATTTTTCATCTGTGACATCTGTAGAAGTCGTCCCGTCCACGGCACCGGGGGGCCTGAGGCCAGAGGTCCCCCTTTTGGCATCTGAGGAAG AGTCGTCAGGATTGTCATTCCAGCTGGCTTCTCTGGATGAAATGGGGCTTTTGAATTTCTGG GTGGTAGTGCAACTCCCAAAAGCCAACGAGGCCGGCTCTCCAACTGATCTAG GGCTCAGGCCTGGCGGCAAAGTAAAGTTGCTTCACAGCTCCCGCCTCCTCACTGCTGAGAG GGTGTCACTACGAGATGCCGCGATAACAGGGCCGTTACAGACGCTTCTTTTGAAATTCCTTCCAACCGACTCCAATCATTTCTTTATCGGCACCAACATG GGTCTGGTCAATCATGAGACGAGTCACGGTTTAAAGGCTCCACCAAAGTTTTACAGGTTTCAGGAAGCCGGAGTCCGACCGATTGATGTCACCTCTATCCACTTTTCTCCATTCAGGCAACACTTGTTCCTG GTGGGTTGTGGGGACGGCAGCATCAGGCTGCATGAGGTCAGCCATGAGCACCCTGTGGCACAGTGGAGCAGCGGTATGGCTGGGGACCCGGTGGTCTCACTGCAGTGGGTCCAAACCAGACCCACAGTCTTCTGTGTGCTCGACGCTGCCTCGACCCTCCACATATGGGACCTGCTGAAAAGTGACGCGGAGCCTGTGGTCACCGAAAGGATGGAATCAGACAG GGTGACCGCCATGGCTGTGTTTGGAGACTCaggacaacaaaacacatattcAGGAATAGCACTTGCACACGAGTCGGGAAAGATAGAAATGCAGTACTTCACGAGAGCTTTTACTGTGGCCGTTGCTGCAGAAGAGGAGAAGTTGGAGAGGATGGCGACTGAAGCCTTCTGA